A genomic region of Metopolophium dirhodum isolate CAU chromosome 1, ASM1992520v1, whole genome shotgun sequence contains the following coding sequences:
- the LOC132934227 gene encoding uncharacterized protein LOC132934227, producing the protein MHGGPQAMLSSVRMSYWPINGRNLARNIVNKCVICFKQKPIIMQPIMGDLPKHRVSPGRAFLRCGVDFAGPFMVKTSTRRNAPKVKSYVSVFICLATRAIHLELVSDLSTDAFIRALNRFFDRRGKSMVIYSDNATNFVGANRKLKEWYQLFHSDENKKRTMDTLSDLGIDWKFIPARSPHFGGLWEAGVKSMKSLLSKVLGDSYFTYEELLTIITRAEACLNSRPLTLMSSDPSDMSHLTPGHFLIGDSLSAIPEIDDTNVPTNYLSRWRRVSQYSDILWRRWSKEYLSQLQERAKWASEKGVKLKEDSIVLMRDENLPPMKWRLGRIINVIPGQDGVIRVADVKTANGTFRRAVRQLCPLPFVGNCNL; encoded by the coding sequence ATGCATGGAGGTCCACAAGCTATGTTATCGTCGGTACGCATGAGCTACTGGCCAATTAACGGTCGCAATTTAGCACGAAACATAGTAAATAAATgcgttatttgttttaaacaaaaacctaTTATAATGCAACCGATAATGGGTGATCTGCCTAAACATCGGGTATCTCCAGGCCGCGCGTTTCTAAGATGTGGAGTAGACTTCGCCGGGCCCTTCATGGTTAAAACTAGCACTCGAAGAAATGCCCCGAAAGTGAAGTCTTATGTAagcgtttttatttgtttagctACGCGAGCTATACATCTCGAGCTCGTCAGTGACCTGAGCACCGATGCTTTTATACGCgcattaaatagattttttgacCGTCGGGGAAAAAGCATGGTAATATACTCAGATAATGCAACGAATTTCGTAGGGGCCAACCGGAAACTAAAGGAATGGTACCAATTATTTCATAgtgacgaaaataaaaaaaggacTATGGATACGTTATCAGATTTAGGCATTGATTGGAAATTCATACCTGCCCGTTCACCTCACTTCGGCGGTCTATGGGAAGCAGGTGTAAAATCCATGAAATCTTTATTATCCAAAGTCTTGGGTGATTCGTACTTTACTTACGAGGAGTTGCTAACTATTATAACCCGAGCAGAGGCGTGTCTAAATAGTCGTCCTTTAACACTTATGTCCTCCGATCCTAGTGATATGTCTCATTTAACTCCCGGGCATTTTCTCATCGGTGACTCTCTCTCCGCCATACCAGAAATTGATGACACAAACGTACCAACAAATTATCTATCTCGTTGGCGACGCGTGTCACAATATTCGGATATTCTATGGAGACGGTGGAGCAAAGAGTATCTGTCCCAACTTCAGGAACGGGCAAAGTGGGCAAGCGAAAAGGGTGTCAAACTGAAGGAAGATTCCATTGTACTCATGCGCGATGAAAACCTTCCACCAATGAAATGGCGTTTAGGTCGGATTATCAATGTCATACCAGGGCAAGACGGTGTTATACGCGTGGCTGACGTTAAAACGGCGAATGGAACTTTTCGTAGAGCCGTCAGGCAATTATGTCCATTGCCATTTGTgggtaattgtaatttgtaa
- the LOC132934219 gene encoding uncharacterized protein LOC132934219 — MAENISALIARRGQLKAAITRFSTYIQSEGREVVQIEIRKAKIEENWYEFEKVQSAIEDNDEEIRNTSEHYPYRIEFENLYFKVMSEAEICIRVSKRENSKVETKNLIDWGQNSEEKTQRGSTKSIVRLAPLNIPVFSGKYDEWMSFKDIYMSVMHTNEDLTAIEKFFYLRSSLSNDAASCIKYLETTATNYDIAWKSLINRYDNKKILIQTHVKNIVDLPPINESTSTKLRQFSDDLVSNMKALETLGQKPKEWGPLLLHILCSKLNNETLKEWEIKSVKDKIPSVTELIQFIEDRFQISESIESSKYINTESAKKEKGLSKFIKNNKYKAATSSTAFTSTATAICYACNQPHTIYKCPVFTSLSARDRIDKVVQLDLCKICLRKHSGSKCFGKYCFKCNKPHNTMLHLNQKPNINEQVVNTDKGEQMATTSTTAHVANETDNVLLGTAVVEVFGLNGEKTYARALLDSGSTNHFICAELVNSLKLIKNKTNHIVYGIGNSKQNVTATVSLRIKSRVSDYEINTQLLIVPKITGELPARSVSKSKVKLEKITLADPSYNVPQKIDILIGARHFYDIVGAQQYKPESNGPVYRESKFGYIISGLTSNDTNIKNTISCYASNSHENKYESLENVIQQFWRVEDYGQSKPYTMEEQTCEQHFKQNVSRSESGRFVVHLPFRGNVSKLGNSYDIAKGRLFAIERRFRKNPSLKRDYVKFMNEYEKLNHMTQNMDNEEIELPGRMCYLAHHCVQNENSLTTKLRVVFDASTKTESGFSLNDVLQKGPSIQEELIHILARFRTHNFVLTADIKKMYRQIQVCEQHRDYQRILWRENDNDPIKIYRLNTVTYGTVPASYLATACLQRLSEIGQVQYPTVAPLIAHDFYMDDFISGAATKKDAIEIRNALIKLMSTAKLELGKWASNDSDIIRDGFDNNDGLVDFQETSNDLTRILGLYWDSHTDELKYKINETSLVTPLTKRNILSDIARIYDPLGLIGPVIVCAKLIMQELWKEGLSWSEPVSEKISSEWYKYKSELSHLNAIKIPRQITINDKIHSIQIHGFADASIKAYGCCLYLRCTDMNNKHKIQLICAKSKVAPLKILSLPRLELCAALLLAKVANKIVPRLKLSISKAYYWTDSSVTWCWITSTSKKWKTFVAHRVGQIQEITSPSNWFHISGVDNPADVISRGCCPTQLASLSVWWNGPSWLSRHENEWPDTTNRSLDCNEESAETKINEISALCTTARDINIINRYSSFGKLIRVVAYCLRFKANCLRKTDKPGDRCRLIGNLSADEIKLAKTALIKVVQRNEFANEIKSMLNGEAISSKSKLFRL, encoded by the coding sequence ATGGCTGAAAACATATCAGCACTGATAGCGCGAAGAGGCCAATTAAAGGCAGCGATAACTAGATTCTCAACTTATATACAATCAGAAGGACGAGAAGTCGTACAGATTGAGATTCGTAAAGCAAAAATAGAAGAGAACTGGTACGAATTTGAAAAGGTACAATCGGCAATAGAGGACAACGACGAAGAAATACGAAATACAAGTGAACATTATCCCTACCGAATAGAATTTGAAAACTTGTACTTTAAGGTCATGTCAGAAGCCGAGATATGTATAAGAGTGTCAAAAAGGGAAAATTCGAAGGTCGAAACAAAAAATTTGATCGATTGGGGTCAAAACAGCGAAGAAAAAACACAAAGAGGCAGTACGAAATCAATAGTTAGATTGGCTCCATTAAATATTCCAGTTTTTTCAGGAAAATATGACGAATGGATGTCATTTAAGGATATTTATATGTCTGTAATGCATACTAACGAGGACTTGACTGCCATAGAAAAGTTTTTCTATTTAAGGTCATCTCTGTCAAACGACGCAGcaagttgtataaaatatttggaaactaCCGCAACAAATTATGATATAGCTTGGAAAAGTCTGATCAATAGAtacgataacaaaaaaattttgatacaGACGcacgtaaaaaatattgtggatttgCCTCCAATAAACGAGAGCACCTCGACAAAATTACGTCAATTTTCCGACGATCTCGTCAGCAATATGAAAGCTCTAGAAACGCTTGGACAGAAGCCGAAAGAGTGGGGTCCACTGTTGTTGCATATACtgtgttcaaaattaaacaaCGAGACGTTGAAAGAGTGGGAGATTAAATCGGTCAAGGACAAAATACCGTCCGTTACGGAATTAATCCAGTTCATAGAGGATCGATTCCAAATATCCGAATCCATTGAATCgtcgaaatatataaatacagagtCTGCAAAAAAGGAAAAAGGTCTTtcaaagtttattaaaaataataaatacaaagcCGCAACAAGTTCAACGGCATTTACATCGACAGCTACGGCTATATGCTATGCGTGTAATCAGCCGCACACTATTTATAAATGTCCCGTATTTACTTCTTTATCGGCACGTGATCGTATTGACAAAGTAGTCCAACTGGATCTGTGCAAAATTTGTTTACGCAAACACAGCGGTAGTAAATGTTttggtaaatattgttttaaatgtaataaaccaCATAACACGATGTTACATTTAAACCAAAAACCTAATATCAACGAACAAGTAGTAAACACAGATAAAGGTGAACAGATGGCTACGACGTCAACGACAGCACATGTCGCTAACGAGACAGATAACGTGTTGCTAGGTACCGCAGTAGTAGAAGTATTCGGCTTAAACGGCGAGAAGACTTACGCCCGGGCATTGCTCGATTCGGGGTCTACTAATCATTTCATTTGTGCGGAGTtggtaaacagtttaaaattaattaaaaataagactaaTCATATTGTTTACGGCATTGGGAATTCAAAACAAAACGTGACGGCAACGGTATCGTTAAGAATCAAATCGCGTGTGAGTGATTATGAAATAAACACGCAATTATTAATTGTTCCAAAAATCACGGGAGAGTTACCTGCGCGGAGTGTGTCTAAAAGTAAGGTGAAACTCGAAAAGATTACACTTGCGGATCCGTCATATAACGTTCCGCAGAAAATTGACATATTAATTGGAGCAcgtcatttttatgatattgtggGAGCTCAGCAGTATAAACCGGAGTCAAATGGCCCTGTATATCGCGAGTCTAAATTTGGATATATTATTTCTGGTTTAACATCAAATGACACAAACATAAAAAACACGATTTCCTGTTATGCATCAAACAGTCATGAAAACAAATATGAGtctttagaaaatgtaatacaacagtTTTGGCGCGTCGAGGATTATGGCCAAAGCAAACCGTACACGATGGAAGAACAAACTTGTGAACAACATTTCAAGCAGAACGTTAGTCGCAGCGAGAGCGGTCGATTTGTCGTACATCTACCGTTTCGCGGAAACGTCTCAAAATTAGGCAATTCCTACGACATCGCAAAAGGGAGATTATTCGCAATAGAAAGGCGATTTAGAAAAAATCCCTCGCTGAAAAGGGATTACGTAAAATTTATGAAcgaatatgaaaaattaaaccaTATGACACAGAATATGGATAACGAAGAAATCGAATTGCCCGGTCGTATGTGCTATCTAGCTCACCATTGCGTCCAAAATGAAAACAGTCTCACAACAAAATTACGCGTAGTATTTGATGCATCAACAAAAACAGAAAGTGGGTTTAGTTTAAACGACGTACTACAAAAGGGACCGTCAATACAAGAAGAATTAATTCACATATTAGCCAGATTTCGCACGCACAATTTTGTGTTAACTgccgatataaaaaaaatgtaccgacAGATACAGGTCTGTGAGCAACATCGTGATTATCAGCGTATATTGTGGAGAGAGAACGATAATGACCCTATAAAGATATATCGATTAAACACTGTCACCTATGGGACAGTACCTGCGTCTTATCTCGCGACGGCTTGCTTACAAAGATTATCGGAAATCGGACAAGTTCAATATCCAACAGTAGCACCATTAATTGCACATGATTTTTATATGGACGATTTTATCAGCGGCGCAGCTACAAAGAAAGACGCAATCGAGATACGCAATGCACTTATCAAATTAATGTCTACAGCTAAATTAGAGCTAGGTAAATGGGCGTCTAACGATTCGGATATAATTCGAGATGGTTTCGACAACAATGATGGCTTAGTGGATTTTCAAGAGACAAGTAATGATTTAACTAGAATACTTGGTCTATATTGGGACTCTCACACCGATGAACTTAAATATAAGATTAATGAAACGTCGTTAGTAACGCCTCTTACTAAACGCAACATATTGTCCGATATTGCACGTATATACGACCCACTCGGCTTAATTGGTCCGGTAATAGTATGTGCAAAATTAATCATGCAAGAGTTATGGAAAGAGGGTTTATCTTGGTCAGAACCGGTTTCGGAAAAGATAAGCAGTGAGTGGTATAAATACAAATCCGAATTATCGCATctaaatgcaattaaaattcCGCGTCAAATTACGATAAACGATAAAATACACTCGATACAAATACATGGTTTCGCGGACGCGAGTATTAAGGCATATGGATGTTGTTTGTATTTACGTTGTACGGACATGAATAACAAACATAAGATACAATTAATTTGCGCAAAGTCAAAGGTAGCACCACTAAAAATATTGTCGCTACCACGATTGGAATTGTGCGCCGCTCTATTGCTAGCAAAGGTAGCAAATAAGATCGTACCAAGGTTGAAATTGTCAATCAGTAAAGCATATTATTGGACTGATTCCAGCGTCACATGGTGCTGGATTACGTCAACGTCGAAAAAATGGAAAACCTTCGTAGCACACCGAGTTGGTCAAATTCAAGAGATCACGTCTCCCTCAAACTGGTTTCACATTAGCGGTGTCGATAATCCAGCTGACGTGATTTCACGCGGTTGTTGTCCCACCCAATTAGCGAGTTTATCAGTCTGGTGGAACGGGCCAAGTTGGTTGTCACGACACGAAAACGAGTGGCCTGATACAACGAACCGCTCATTAGATTGCAACGAGGAGAGcgcagaaacaaaaataaatgagaTAAGCGCTCTATGCACTACGGCAAGggatataaatatcataaatcggTATTCGTCTTTCGGTAAATTGATAAGAGTCGTAGCATATTGTTTACGATTTAAAGCTAATTGCTTACGTAAAACCGACAAACCAGGCGATCGGTGCCGACTGATTGGTAATTTAAGTGCTGACGAAATAAAATTGGCAAAAACGGCATTAATTAAAGTTGTTCAAAGAAATGAGTTTGCTAATGAGATAAAATCTATGCTTAACGGAGAGGCAATATCAAGTAAGAGTAAGTTATTTCGTCTGTGA